From Pseudomonadota bacterium, the proteins below share one genomic window:
- a CDS encoding type II toxin-antitoxin system Phd/YefM family antitoxin has protein sequence MATTISTADARKHFAEIVNRVTYGKEPIVLTRRGQEVAALVSIDEFELLQQIEDHIDIEDAKKALAEPGENISAEEVWKQLGL, from the coding sequence ATGGCTACCACAATTTCTACAGCAGATGCCAGAAAACATTTCGCAGAGATCGTTAATAGGGTTACTTATGGCAAAGAACCTATTGTTTTGACGCGTAGGGGGCAGGAGGTTGCGGCTTTGGTTTCTATTGACGAGTTTGAATTGCTCCAACAGATTGAAGATCATATTGATATTGAAGATGCAAAGAAAGCCCTCGCAGAGCCTGGTGAAAATATTTCTGCCGAAGAAGTATGGAAACAGTTGGGACTTTAG